ccgcgCTGCTGCGATGGAGAAGGCGACTGGGAagaaaatttgccttttattttttgatggcGATGTACGCAACAGCACAAATCAGacttcatttatatttttattatcattttctaAAAGTCATTTTGATGCtctgtaaatttttctttttttcttccacACTTCAGCTTTACAGCACATGAAGgagaaatgataataaaacccattaaatttaaaaataaatatattatcaaaAGCGGATaagcagaaaatgaaaaaaaatagatagtAGAGGTCGGAGTGCTTCTTGACAGTCCGTGACTTGCAGAttgtaatgaaatattataatatttcccCCACGAGACTGCGTTTTGTATAAAAGCAGGTGGAAATGCTAATTTGGTTATATTGTCCGTCAAGATGCTGTTCAGAATGGTTGCCATCAGCTTCTTGCTTTGCTGCCCATTTTTATTCAGTATGGTTTTTCGCATTtcgtttcgtttttttttattattgcaagggaaatttaagaaaatatcatttttattagtttatatGGCTAGACTTTATCAAATCAGAACACCGGccacttttcaaatttacttaTATGCATTTTGTTTCCGATTGCAGTTGCGGTTGTAGAGCAGGGTCAAGCAGTAGTGGTTACGGACGCAGATCCGTCCGAGTACCCATACGCGGTAAGCACGTTTTTTAATCTCAGTTCTTTCGGCATTCATCGTAACGGGATAAAATAGCACAAAAACAGGGTGAATGTTTAGCAATCTAAAgcttaaagtggattgattcgcgcaattaatttgaattttagagaattgatcaaattgttagtttaaatatgtatataacaatcacaaaaatgtgaaatcataaaattatatatgatCTAGATGAGTaacaattatattaaatatcagaaatggatgaatttccaaaaaaacgttttcattaaaatggtAATGTATTTTTCGCTTCAATTTTTCGATTCGAATTATGATTGAGTCCTATATACTTGTCGAAATAAACAGGAGAAATTATACAGCTTTCCCAaccatcaataatttttcagaaattttcagtttcattttttatttttgatgaatactttctattatttttacattttgcaacGTTTGTTTCGCGTTTGGcatcttttccaattttgatcatgtattttaatttctatttcattaatattaacattaaaaaataatatgcttttgAATTAGATCTTTTCAAACACGATTCAAGAATTCATTTCGACACAGCATGCATTTTAGCGACCTATGTCTATGAAAATATGTTCCACTTTTGATTTGCTCACAGCCTCACAAAACGATCGTTTACCTTTTTGATACttaatgtttttttcctgGTTGTTGCTTTCTTATTtagttaattacaaaaaattaaatttaaacatttgtGACCTGGCAAATCCTTAAACTGAAGTcaccttaattaaaatacatttgcTCATTTCCAAAAACGTCTTTctcatacaattttttttgctctttttatccctgtcctcggagcgggaagggcgcgcactgcactagcacgaatgctgaattccgagtgcgaaTAACACCGCAAACGGATAttatgggcgcaccaggccgcacatttcagggacccagcccactcaagggccactaaACTTGTCTCCGCAccgaggaattttttttaaacgctagacattcgtcccgtgaagccaaatcacgcatgctggaaaggtgcaaagcagcaagtagcgagtcgcctcccagcccgttgaacaatttgagcaattcgagtcactaaaccaaccactttttgccatctctgacattgggtagccagtattagatctccgaactgctcaaatacctctcattgctttgacactcctgagagtgccttaacaatgcgagccaacgggctggttaacttctgaaattttgaacgTGGTAGCCACGATTGCGAAAGTTTAATCGTAGCCGGCATATCGCATCAATTGTTTTTTACCACCTCTGTTAAAACGCAGGTCAGGTTTCACCTTTTTCAACCTGGCTTCCCGTTTGATATCACTTATCCTGGAATGGTGGTCAGTAGTAAATTCGTGCTACTCACTTTCGCGTCAGCCATTGTCAGGTATGAGTTCCTTaaatacaatatatttttatcattgaaGTTGATTGcagtttgcaattaaaattactttacaattatgttcaaactgatattattttgtctggatatggcaatgtatggggcaaaatagccctgcagaaccataataaagattactttgaaactaaaattattcaactgtGTGGAAATGACTTGACATTTTAACTTCTCAGCTCCTATAATTTCACAATCACTGACCAGTTTGGCGTGGCTCGAACCCCTGTCAAAAACGGATCAATCGTCTCTGGCCGGTTTACATATTTCAAAGTATGTAACAAATTTCGTGGAGCAAAGTATCCGCTCCGTGAAAGTGACTTTAACAACCTGACCACCGCCATCCCTGACgctcagataattttttacaatgcaaCATCGGTATACATTTTTCAGTTTCCGATTTTTCTTATACaccttgtaaatatttaaagacgGTCCTGAGAAAGGTGACTGTCCCTGTGATGAACAAAACTGCCTGCGCTACCGCTACAAACTCGAGCTCCGCAACAATGACCGATATGTGCGTGGATAGCAGTGGATTTACTGACTTGTGCCCGGTTTGcgcgataaaaatataatttttggcaaTGATCAAACGCAATGTTTTACAGGTCTTCTATAATGCAGATTCCGCATCTTTTTGGTATTCATTGCTAGCGATTGGTGGCCAAGTACAAGgctattctttaaatttcgcCTGCACCGTATCTTATTGGGAATTCGGAAACCTCGCTGTTATCCGCCAGAATTTGACTAGTGAAATTCCTGTTGTGGATATCGTTTAGATCAAGCTTTTCCgatcagaaaatattatttggcagtacaataaattttctctgcatTGTAATCTCAGctttttagtaattaataattttagcatAGTTAAATTTGTGTTCCTTGGGTTGAATTGTATGCTTTTCCCAATCATAACCTAAACTCTGAAGTCATTTTTAGTTTATCTTGAGTCCTTCACTGACAAACAGAATAATATCTGACACAAAATTCACTTGAGAATgaagattcaatttttttcgattaaatttCCTACAATGTGCGTgcgtgaaaaaaaatcagggcGACCAAGACTCATagtttttattgataaaaacagAACAGAGAGAAGACTCAGCACATTTCTAACTCCGACAGCTACACGCGTAATTCTCGTTgccaaaaagtaaaacaaagaTGAGATAAAAGCGGCCGGCAGAAAAAGCCAAGATGTGTCAAAAGGGCAAAATGTAAAGAGATGGAGATTGGAGAggaaaatagaattaaaagtGGTTGCTCGTCCTTGAAGGACGCGCGAAATTCTCTCCAGGGCTGCGAGGAGAGGGTGTGCACCCCCCAACTGAGTGAGCGGGCGTGCTCAAGCTAGAGCGAGTGGCCACGTTTTTACTTTTATGTATTCAGACATTCAGAGTCAGTTAATatgatgtaaaaaatatagttgacTGTTACTCGTTACATATAGTAGAAAAGTATCCGGTGTCCGGTGCCGAAATGAGGTTATGGCCGCCGCACTTACTGGCGCAAGTCAAACTCATATTCTCCCAAATCGGTAGAGGGCAGTGTAACTGCTATGCGATAAGCGCGTTACCTGCACTGACCCTTCCACCTCGCAGGACGATGGTCATGTCAACCTCTCACTCCAAATAGGAAATTCCGtgcgaggaaaaatatttgaagcagcaatataataattacaacAGACCAGCATTCAGGGTAAGTCATTCATTGTgataaattattgtgaaatatttattatttaatgtgcAATATTTGTGATCGtgaattatttgtattacagTCTTGTGCCGCTACCTTAATTAGACGACAGTTAAAAGATGAGGGAAATCAAAAGACGTTTTTCCATAATATGGGTTCCTCGATATTATCCGCAAGGtcgtaatataattttgaagagaTAAGAGTTATACggtgttcaaaataaaaatggaatttaaatcaaatcagttATTGACATGGAGGAGCTTTCACatcaaaatagctttttttgAAGATGAGTCAGGAATTCTAGCGTCGGTTCTGTGCAGACCATTTCATCGGAAACATACTTATTTGGATAGTGAGTTATCAtttaaatcgatatttttgtatcTGTTAATCACGGAGCGGCgcgtattttttctattttgaatataatttccttaaaagtcattttaatattctgaaaaatttcagTTCAGTTTTTAAGTAAAGCTTGTAATGAGAGTATggtaaaaaaacacaataagTACCTTTAAATTCTTGTGTAAACATATCAGAAGCGGAAAAGctgaagataaaaaagcaattactTCTTGAATGTTAATTTCGTGTCTTTTGCCGATtgtaaaagatattaaaatttctcccCTTGAGACTGCGTTTATAAAAGCAGGAAATGCTATTGTGGTCAAAGAGGCCCTCAAAATTCTGTCCAACAAGGTTGTCATCAGCTTCTTGCTCTGCTGCCCATTCTTCTTAAGtatgattttttatgtttattttctaaactgGCTATTAATATtacaagggaaaattaagaaattaatcatGTACGTGTTAAAACTCGTGAAGTTGTACAATCTCATTTACATTACTTCTTATAATGGCTAGACTTCATTAAATCAGAACaccagccacttttctaattcaaatattgtttcCGATTGCAGTGGTTGTTGAGCAGGGCCAAGCAGTGGTGGTTACGGACGCAAGTCCGTCCGAGTACCCATACGTGGtaagcacattttttttatcaatctcAGTATTTCGGGTTTCGCTTTGATACTTAATTGTCtatctgtttatttatttcttatttaatgaattttacaaattaaattttaacatttcgtCTGTGTGACTTTTGGGAAGCGTGCAAAACGAATATTTTGCTATTCGTTCGTGTTGAAAAACCTTAAACTGAGTCACCTTATGctgatttccaaaaattttatgctCATCCCAATTGACCTCTGAAATTTTGAACGCGACAGCCGGGGTTGCGCAAGTTTCATCCTGGCCGGCGTATATTGCATCACTTTGTTGGTAACATGAATTGTTTTTGACCACCTATTTTGAAACGCAGGTTAGGTCTCACATGTTTCTCGCTGACCTCACTACCGATATCACTTTTCCTGGATTGGTGGTCAGCAGACAGTTTGTGCTACTCTTTACACCGGAAAGCCAATTCAAGTAATgagtttcttaaattttcaataaatcattGAGGTTGATTGCAGCTTGCAAATGACTTGACATATTTTAATCTTCACAGacgttttaatttcacaatcaGTGACCAGTTTGATGTTGTTCGAACCCCTGTAAAAAACGGATCAACCGTCAAGGACCAGTTTATGTAACAAATTTCAAGGAGCAACATATCCACTCCGCGAAAGTGACTTTAACAACCTGACGGCCGCCGTCCCTGACACccagctaatttttttctatgaaacATCGGTATGAATTTTCAGAGTGTTCGCTATTTGTTGTTATTCAcctttgtaaatatttacagcCTGTCTTAAAGAAGGTGACTGTCCCTGTGATGAGCAAAACCGACTGCGCGA
The nucleotide sequence above comes from Cloeon dipterum chromosome X, ieCloDipt1.1, whole genome shotgun sequence. Encoded proteins:
- the LOC135946050 gene encoding uncharacterized protein LOC135946050 isoform X1; translated protein: MVAISFLLCCPFLFIAVVEQGQAVVVTDADPSEYPYAVRFHLFQPGFPFDITYPGMVVSSKFVLLTFASAIVSSYNFTITDQFGVARTPVKNGSIVSGRFTYFKVCNKFRGAKYPLRESDFNNLTTAIPDAQIIFYNATSTVLRKVTVPVMNKTACATATNSSSATMTDMCVDSSGFTDLCPVFFLNGPDHSFGWNPVLAIGGQVQGLPFGFGCDQSYWKCTDIALFLQNLTSEIPVVDIFV
- the LOC135946050 gene encoding uncharacterized protein LOC135946050 isoform X2; this encodes MVAISFLLCCPFLFIAVVEQGQAVVVTDADPSEYPYAVRFHLFQPGFPFDITYPGMVVSSKFVLLTFASAIVSSYNFTITDQFGVARTPVKNGSIVSGRFTYFKVCNKFRGAKYPLRESDFNNLTTAIPDAQIIFYNATSTVLRKVTVPVMNKTACATATNSSSATMTDMCVDSSGFTDLCPVFYNADSASFWYSLLAIGGQVQGYSLNFACTVSYWEFGNLAVIRQNLTSEIPVVDIV